One window of the Ammospiza nelsoni isolate bAmmNel1 chromosome 2, bAmmNel1.pri, whole genome shotgun sequence genome contains the following:
- the CLDN10 gene encoding claudin-10 isoform X1 encodes MASTSAEIIAFLLTISGWVLVSSTLPTDYWKVSTIDGTVITTATFWANLWKTCVTDSTGVSNCKDFPSMLALDGYIQACRGLMISAVCLGFFGAVFGLVGMKCTKVGGSDQTKAKIACLAGLIFILSGLCSMTSCSLYANRITSEFFDPSFVAQKYELGAALFIGWAGASLCIIGGIIFCFSIAENSNAARRGYAYNGATSVMSSRTKVHNSVPDKSPPKHFDKNAYV; translated from the exons ATGGCGAGCACGTCGGCGGAGATCATCGCCTTCCTGCTGACCATCTCGGGATGGGTGCTGGTGTCCTCCACGCTGCCCACCGACTACTGGAAGGTGTCCACCATCGATGGCACGGTCATCACCACCGCCACCTTTTGGGCCAACCTCTGGAAGACCTGCGTGACCGACTCCACCGGCGTCTCCAACTGCAAGGACTTCCCATCCATGCTGGCGCTGGACG GTTACATCCAGGCCTGCAGAGGATTGATGATCTCCGCTGTCTGTCTGGGCTTCTTCGGTGCCGTTTTTGGACTGGTTGGGATGAAATGTACAAAAGTCGGAGGCTCTGATCAGACTAAAGCAAAAATAGCTTGTCTAGCTGGACTGATTTTCATACTCTCTG GGTTGTGCTCTATGACTAGTTGTTCCCTGTATGCAAACAGGATTACGTCTGAGTTCTTTGACCCTTCTTTTGTTGCACAAAA GTATGAATTAGGAGCAGCTTTGTTCATTGGATGGGCTGGAGCATCACTCTGCATAATTGGTGGCATTATATTCTGCTTCTCAATAGCTGAAAACAGTAATGCTGCAAG gagGGGGTATGCCTATAATGGAGCCACATCTGTGATGTCTTCTCGTACAAAGGTGCACAACAGCGTCCCTGACAAAAGCCCACCCAAGCACTTTGACAAGAACGCCTATGTTTAG